In the genome of Leptotrichia sp. HSP-536, the window ATTAATAACAAAAGGTGTCAAATTTTCCAATGTAAATATTGGAATTACAGCCTATATTGGGATTTTGTCAGCACAAATTATCATTCAATTTATAAAAAATATATTTGAAGAGTCAGTTTGGAGAGCCTATCTTACAAATCAATTGTTAAAATTAAAATTATCCGATTTGAAATTGTACTTATTTATCGGATTTATCTGGTGGATTTGGCACTTGCCTTATATTATGATATTTTTGTCCAAAAGTGAAATACAAAATACTTTACCTGTTGGAAGACTGACTTTTTTCTTTATTGGAACAATAGTAGTAATATGCTGGACGGTAATGTATACGGAAATTTTTAGAGCTACTAAATCTATGTGGCCATTAGTTATTACGCATACTATGGAAGATGCAGTGATAAATCCGTTGCTTCTTTTAGGAATTGTGTCTGTAGAAAAAAATCAGGCGTTTCTTTTTTCACTTTCAGTAGGTATAATTCCAACAATTCTTTATTTAACAGTGGGATTAGTTATCAGAAATTGGAGAAAAAGACGAGAGAAACAAAGCAAAAAAGAAAGTGGAATTCTGCTTACCAATAGTAATAAATAATTATCTTTATAATGCAATGCCAAAAAATATCATAAAAAAATATAATTAAATAAAAATAACAAAAAATAATGGAATAATAGATATAAGAATGACAGAATCAGAAAATGGAGTTGCATAATGCTAATATTATTCCCCGTTTAAATAGCGAATGTTTAATAAATTTATTTAGTAAGGAATTAAAACTTTTGGTTCTTAACATAGTTTCTATTTTATAATGGAATTTAGTATTGGATTATTTTATTTAATATCAGTTTTTTACTATTTTTATTAGTTTTTTTCTTTTTTTTCGCAGGATTGCTCATTGCCGCAAATCCTTATCTTGCAGTAAAAGTTTATCCAGACAATTAAAATCGTGGCAAGATTGCTACGCAATACCTATGACTAGGCTACGACTTTTATTTGTCCAACTCCGAAACTCCTCCTTGTAGTCGTCAAACAGTCGTAGTCGAACAAATAAAAGCTCCGTCGGTTTATTAAAACAAAAAAATTATATTTTAATTATTTTGAAATACTAGGTTTCTATCCTTTATTGGAAAAGTTTGTAATAAATTCGTTATTTAAATGGGGATAGCATTAGATTCCAAAACTATAAAGATTCCAAAACTATAAATCTAAAAAAGATACTAAAATGTGCCTTTTTATTATATTTATCACTATACTTTGTTTATTTTAACTTTTATCTTCCAACATATTTAAGATCTGTTAATATTAAATCATCATATCCATCACCATAAAATGTTACTTTAAAAATGTAACCTTCTTGATTTATATTAAACCACTCACTTTTTTCTTTATCAAAATTGAATACTTTTCCTGAATCTAAACTTTTACAACTTAAAGGACCTGTTA includes:
- a CDS encoding type II CAAX prenyl endopeptidase Rce1 family protein translates to MNDINKIKRNIIIFTIFSTACGWIGYLVDKLSGQAHYENVGTMAGEESFGMLIWLASPLICTIFLRIFGGDGWKGSGFSINFKNNKKLYLISFLIYPTVTLIVILLGLITKGVKFSNVNIGITAYIGILSAQIIIQFIKNIFEESVWRAYLTNQLLKLKLSDLKLYLFIGFIWWIWHLPYIMIFLSKSEIQNTLPVGRLTFFFIGTIVVICWTVMYTEIFRATKSMWPLVITHTMEDAVINPLLLLGIVSVEKNQAFLFSLSVGIIPTILYLTVGLVIRNWRKRREKQSKKESGILLTNSNK